Proteins from a single region of Terriglobales bacterium:
- a CDS encoding cold shock domain-containing protein: MEQGTVKWFNDAKGYGFITRQSGEDVFVHFSAIQAQGFRSLQEGQAVQFNVVKGPKGWQAENVQPL, from the coding sequence ATGGAACAAGGAACTGTGAAGTGGTTCAATGACGCGAAGGGCTACGGCTTTATCACCCGCCAGAGTGGCGAAGATGTTTTCGTCCACTTCTCGGCGATCCAGGCGCAGGGCTTCCGCTCGCTCCAGGAGGGTCAGGCTGTCCAGTTCAACGTTGTCAAGGGACCCAAGGGCTGGCAGGCAGAGAACGTGCAGCCCCTCTAA